Proteins encoded together in one Microcebus murinus isolate Inina chromosome 18, M.murinus_Inina_mat1.0, whole genome shotgun sequence window:
- the NKIRAS2 gene encoding NF-kappa-B inhibitor-interacting Ras-like protein 2 — protein MGKSCKVVVCGQASVGKTSILEQLLYGNHVVGSEMIETQEDIYVGSIETDRGVREQVRFYDTRGLRDGAELPRHCFSCTDGYVLVYSTDSRESFQRVELLKKEIDKSKDKKEVTIVVLGNKCDLQEQRRVDPDVAQHWAKSEKVKLWEVSVADRRSLLEPFVYLASKMTQPQSKSAFPLSRKNKGSGSLDG, from the exons ATGGGGAAGAGCTGCAAGGTGGTCGTGTGTGGCCAGGCATCTGTGGGCAAAACTTCAATCCTGGAGCAGCTTCTGTATGGGAACCATGTAGTGG GTTCTGAGATGATCGAGACACAGGAGGACATCTATGTGGGCTCCATTGAGACGGACCGGGGGGTGCGGGAGCAGGTGCGTTTCTACGACACCCGGGGGCTCCGAGATGGGGCTGAACTGCCCCGGCACTGCTTCTCCTGCACTGATGGCTACGTCCTGGTCTACAGCACAGACAGCCGAGAGTCCTTTCAGCGTGTAGAGCTGCTCAAGAAGGAGATTGACAAATCGAAGGACAAGAAGGAG GTCACCATTGTGGTCCTTGGCAACAAGTGTGATCTCCAGGAGCAGCGGCGTGTAGATCCAGATGTGGCTCAGCATTGGGCCAAGTCGGAGAAGGTGAAGCTGTGGGAGGTGTCGGTGGCTGACCGCCGCTCCCTCCTGGAGCCCTTTGTTTACCTGGCCAGCAAGATGACCCAGCCCCAGAGCAAGTCGGCCTTCCCCCTCAGCCGGAAGAACAAGGGCAGCGGCTCCTTGGATGGCTGA
- the ZNF385C gene encoding zinc finger protein 385C: MKRPLSPSPPVEKEPSTSGAAECPPRPPEPPKPKRERKRPSYTLCDVCNIQLNSAAQAQVHCGGRAHQRRLRQLSLGKTPSGPAGPASSAPSPLLASLPLPARPLQPPLDFKHLLAFHFNGAAPLSLFPNFSTMDPVQKAVISHTFGVPSPLKKKLFISCNICHLRFNSANQAEAHYKGHKHARKLKAVEAAKSKHRPQTLAQDGPPSSVVTPIPTLASGAPGEPQNKAVPAAPPLGPPLQPPPTPDPAPGEPAHADLLDAASSSSSSSCPPCSPEPGREAPGPEPAAVAVESSGSGEGRSEKGRLYCPTCKVTVNSASQLQAHNTGAKHRWMVEGQRGAPRRGRGRQVPRGGAGHKAKRVTGGRGGRQGPSPPFHCALCQLQVNSETQLKQHMSSRRHKDRLAGKPPKPSSQHSKLQKHAALAVSILKSKLALQKQLTKTLAARFLPSPLPTTAAAICALPGPLALRPAPTAATTLFPAPLLGPALFRTPAGAVRPATGPIVFAPY, encoded by the exons ATGAAGCGGCCACTGAGCCCATCTCCCCCAGTTGAGAAGGAGCCCTCCACATCTGGAGCTGCTGAATGCCCCCCTAGGCCCCCAGAACCGCCTAAGCCCAAGCGGGAAAGAAAACGGCCGTCGTACACGCTCTGCGACGTCTGCAACATCCAGCTGAACTCGGCGGCGCAGGCCCAGGTGCACTGCGGGGGGCGGGCCCACCAGAGGCGGCTCCGGCAGCTCAGCTTGGGAAAGACCCCCTCCGGGCCAG CAGGCCCAGCCTCCAgtgcccccagccccctgctggcctccctgcccctgcccgcccgGCCTCTGCAGCCCCCGCTGGACTTCAAGCACTTGCTCGCCTTCCACTTCAATGGCGCCGCCCCGCTCAGTCTCTTCCCCAACTTCAGCACG ATGGACCCAGTGCAGAAAGCTGTCATCAGCCACACGTTTGGGGTCCCCTCCCCTCTGAAGAAGAAGCTCTTCATTTCCTGTAACATCTGTCACCTGAGGTTCAACTCAGCG aaccAGGCTGAAGCACATTACAAAGGCCACAAACACGCCAGAAAACTCAAGGCTGTCGAAGCTGCCAAGAGCAAGCACAGGCCACAAACCCTGGCCCAGGATGGGCCCCCATCCAGCGTGGTGACCCCAATCCCGACGCTGGCCAGTGGAGCCCCCGGAGAGCCACAGAACAAAG CAGTTCCTGCAGCTCCTCCTCTCGGCCCTCCGCTCCAGCCACCACCGACTCCAGACCCCGCACCTGGGGAGCCAGCCCATGCAGACCTCTTGGatgctgcctcctcttcctcttcttcctcctgcccaccttgctccccagagcctgggagAGAGGCACCAGGGCCTGAGCCGGCAGCGGTGGCTGTGGAAAgcagtgggagtggggaaggcagGAGCGAGAAGGGGCGCCTCTACTGCCCCACGTGTAAGGTGACTGTGAACTCGGCCTCCCAACTTCAGGCTCACAACACAG GAGCCAAGCACCGGTGGATGGTGGAAGGTCAGCGAGGGGCTCCCCGCAGGGGCCGGGGCCGCCAGGTGCCCCGGGGAGGGGCTGGACACAAGGCCAAGAGAGTGACAGGGGGCCGGGGTGGCCGGCAGGGGCCCAGCCCCCCTTTCCACTGTGCTCTCTGTCAGCTCCAGGTCAATTCAGAGACTCAGCTCAAGCAG CACATGAGCAGCAGGAGGCACAAAGACCGCCTGGCGGGGAAGCCCCCCAAGCCCTCCAGCCAGCACAGCAAGCTGCAGAAGCACGCAGCCCTGGCCGTGAGTATCCTCAAG TCTAAACTGGCCTTGCAGAAGCAACTCACCAAGACGCTGGCAGCCCGCTTCCTACCCAGCCCACTGCCCACCACAGCTGCTGCCAtctgtgccctgcctgggcccctggCGCTCCGGCCTGCCCCCACAGCAGCCACCACCCTATTTCCAGCTCCACTCCTGGGCCCAGCTCTGTTTCGCACCCCAGCGGGAGCCGTCCGCCCTGCCACGGGACCCATCGTCTTTGCCCCCTATTAG
- the C18H17orf113 gene encoding uncharacterized protein C17orf113 homolog — protein MVPPGKKPAGEASNSNKKCKRYFNEHWKQEFTWLDFDYERKLMFCLECRQALVRNKHGKAENAFTVGTDNFQRHALLRHVTSGAHRQALAVNQGQPPLEGQAEGGGACPGLATTPTSRGVKVEVDPAKVAVLTTVYCMAKEDVPDDRCSALLELQRFNLCQALLGTEHGDYYSPRRVRDMQVAIANVLHTEACQRLKASPYVGLVLDETRDWPESHSLALFATSVSPCDGQPATTFLGSVELQEGEATAGQLLDILQAFGVSAPKLAWLSSSLPSGRLRSVGPQLRATCPLLTELHCLPGRTDPEPPPYLGEYESILDALFRLHGGPSSHMVPELRAALDLAAIDLAGPRPVPWASLLPVIEAVAEAWPCLVHTLESAAPASPTAGALALALRQFTFVAFTHLLLDALPSVQKLALVLQPEEPDLALLQPLVMTATASLQAQRGSGGARLQGFLQELASSDPDAGSGRCTYRGVELLGYSEAAVRGLEQLRGALLDSMRKGLRDSYPGPSLDAVASFAAIFDPRRYPQAPEELGAHGEGALRVLLRGFAPAVVRQRALGDFALFKRVVFSLGRLGPRALCAQLACEHSELHELFPDFAALAALALALPAGAGLLDKVGRSRELRWWGQSGAGEGRGGHVVKIAVDGPPLHDFDFALAVEFLESGWGEGLLGSQLT, from the exons ATGGTGCCCCCTGGGAAGAAACCAGCGGGAGAGGCCTCCAACTCCAACAAAAAGTGCAAGCGTTACTTCAACGAGCACTGGAAACAGGAGTTTACCTGGCTGGACTTTGACTATGAGCGGAAGCTGATGTTCTGCCTCGAGTGCCGCCAGGCCCTGGTGCGGAACAAGCACGGCAAGGCCGAGAACGCCTTCACGGTGGGCACCGACAACTTCCAGCGTCATGCCCTGCTGCGCCACGTCACCTCAGGAGCCCACCGCCAGGCTCTGGCCGTCAACCAGGGCCAGCCCCCTTTGGAGGgccaggctgagggaggaggggcctgcCCAGGCCTGGCTACCACGCCTACCTCCAGGGGCGTCAAGGTGGAGGTGGACCCAGCCAAAGTGGCTGTGCTGACGACTGTGTACTGCATGGCCAAGGAGGATGTGCCCGACGACCGCTGCTCTGCCCTGCTCGAGCTGCAGAGGTTCAACCTGTGCCAGGCGCTGCTGGGCACAGAGCATGGCGATTACTACAGCCCCAGGAGGGTGAGGGACATGCAG GTGGCCATTGCCAACGTCCTGCACACAGAGGCCTGCCAGCGCCTGAAGGCCTCCCCCTATGTGGGGCTGGTGTTGGATGAGACCAGGGACTGGCCCGAGTCCCACAGTCTGGCCCTGTTTGCCACTTCGGTGTCCCCCTGCGATGGCCAGCCTGCCACCACCTTCCTGGGCAGTGTGGAGCTACAGGAGGGTGAGGCCACTGCTGGCCAACTCCTGGACATCCTGCAGGCCTTTGGCGTATCTGCACCTAAGCTGGCCTGGCTCAGCTCAAGCCTCCCCAGTGGCCGCCTGAGGAGTGTAGGCCCCCAGCTGCGGGCCACTTGCCCACTCCTCACGGAGCTGCACTGCCTCCCTGGTCGGACAGACCCAGAGCCCCCTCCCTACCTGGGTGAATATGAGAGCATACTGGATGCCCTATTCCGCCTCCACGGTGGCCCCAGTTCCCATATGGTCCCTGAGCTCCGGGCAGCATTAGACCTTGCAGCTATTGACTTGGCAGGGCCCCGGCCAGtgccctgggcctccctgctGCCTGTCATAGAAGCTGTGGCTGAAGCCTGGCCTTGCCTGGTGCACACTCTGGAGTCTGCAGCCCCAGCGTCGCCTACGGCTGGGGCACTGGCCCTGGCCCTGCGCCAGTTCACCTTTGTGGCCTTCACACACCTGCTGCTGGACGCTCTGCCCTCTGTGCAGAAGCTGGCCCTTGTCCTGCAGCCAGAAGAGCCGGACTTGGCCTTGCTGCAGCCCCTGGTGATGACGGCTACAGCCTCCCTACAAGCTCAGCGCGGCTCAGGTGGGGCCCGTCTCCAGGGCTTCCTGCAGGAACTGGCATCCTCAGACCCTGACGCGGGCAGCGGGCGCTGCACCTACCGCGGCGTGGAGCTGCTCGGCTACTCCGAGGCTGCGGTCCGGGGCTTGGAGCAGCTCCGGGGGGCTCTCCTGGACTCCATGCGGAAGGGGCTGCGGGACTCCTACCCAGGGCCCTCGCTGGACGCCGTGGCCTCGTTCGCGGCGATCTTCGACCCCCGCCGCTACCCGCAGGCGCCGGAGGAGCTGGGCGCGCACGGCGAGGGCGCGCTGCGGGTGCTGCTGCGCGGCTTCGCGCCCGCCGTGGTGCGCCAGCGGGCGCTGGGCGACTTCGCGCTCTTTAAGCGCGTGGTGTTCAGCCTGGGGCGGCTTGGCCCGCGGGCCCTGTGCGCCCAGCTGGCCTGCGAGCACTCGGAGCTGCACGAGCTCTTTCCCGACTTCGCTGCCCTCGCTGCCTTGGCTTTGGCGCTGCCCGCGGGCGCTGGCCTCCTGGACAAGGTCGGCCGCAGCCGGGAGCTGCGGTGGTGGGGGCAGAGTGGGGCCGGGGAAGGCCGGGGCGGCCACGTGGTGAAGATCGCAGTGGATGGGCCCCCGCTGCACGACTTTGACTTTGCGCTGGCCGTGGAGTTCTTAGagagtgggtggggggaggggctcctGGGGTCGCAGCTCACCTAA